Genomic segment of Paenibacillus sp. FSL R5-0912:
GCGGCGGTACTTACTGTTACGTATCTCCTCTCGCTTTTCTATTTTGAAAGGCGGCCGGGAAGTTTTTTGCTCTGAGATTTTTGGGAAAGACGGGCACGCGTTCACGGATCGCCGCTTCCGGCTCTTTGCCTCTGTTCCAATAGTTTGTTTCGGATCGTATTGGAAAGAATGGGGGGAGGAGGGATTGCGCTATGCATGCTTATATGGATATTCTGGTCCGCACGATAATTTCCGTCATCCTACTTCTGTTTATCCCTAAGCTGCTGGGCAAGCAGATGATATCGAACATGACCGCACATAACTTCGTCACCAGCATTATGCTGGGGTCGATAGCCGCCAATCTGGCGTTTAACGAGAGCCTGAAATCGGTCTATTTGATTTTGGCACTGGTCGTTGTTGCCGCCTTGTCGTTTCTGCTGTCGCTGATCGCGCTGAAGAGCCATAAGTGGAGGGCTTGGATTTCCGGTTCACCCACGGTACTGATTGAGGGAGGAAAGATATTGGAGGGCAACATGCGCAAGCTGAAATATACGCTGGATTCACTCGCTCAGTCGCTGCGGGAGAAGGATATTTTCAATATAGAAGAGGTGGATTATGCCATTCTTGAAGATAACGGAAGGTTGTCCGTACTGAAAAAGGAGGCATATCAGGGAGTACAGAAGAAGGATATGAAACTGCCGTCTCACCCGCAAGCCTTCCCGGTAGAATTAATTATGGATGGCATTGTGATGGAGGATAACCTGAAGAATTACGGACTTACGACACAATGGCTGGAGAACGAGCTAAGACGTAAAGGAAAATGTATCTCCGACGTGTTCTATGCAGTGAGAGGAACGCAGCAGCAACTCATTTTCGATTTCTATAAGGATGATATCCGCCATCCGCTGGATAAAGAGTGACACTCAATCTAACTCATTGTTATGGTCGAGACGACAGGATTTAACAATCCGCATTATACGCCTATTATATAGGTCGATTTCATTAACGGGTACCGTTCGATTTAAGGACGGTACCGTTTCTGTGTATAGAAACCGTTTCAGTTCAAAAAAGAAAATTGGTATGGTGGATTGTCCGAAAATTGGTAGTATATAAATAAAATGTATATAAGGTATAATATTCCATGTACCGCTGCAATGCGGTGAAGTGAAATGCTCCGAAGGAGGATTAAGATGAATCAAGTCCATACCGGGAAAGAAGAAAGCAGCAGAGCGTTTAAAGTGGAATTTTCGGAGGACGTTTTTGAGATAGCCCCTGATTTACATGTCGGGTTGATCGCGACCTCTCATATTGCAAACTTAGACAGGGATTCTGAAGTGAACGCGCTGCTTGCTCATATGGAACAGGAAATCATGAACTCAGGATTGCAAAAAGAATCAATAAGTGAAATTCCGACCATTGCAGCCTGGCGAAAGGTCTATAGTCAATTTGGTGTCAAGCCCGCAAGGTATCCTTGCGCTGCAGAATCGCTCATAAGACGTGTAGTTGAACAGGGGGCATTGGCCCGAATCCATACGCTCGTGAATTTATGCAATGCGATCTCTTTGAAATGCCGCACACCGATAGCTTCCTGCGATATCTCTGATATACAAGAATTCGTTATCAGAAGAGCTGCGGGGAATGAACCGTTCTTGCCGATTGGGAAAGTGGATGAGTGCGAGCTTCCTTCAGCCGGTGAGATTATTTATGCAGATGATGCCGGGAGAGCACACTCCCGGCGCTGGAACTGGAGACAGAGCGATCATATTAAGACAACCGCCGAATCCTCACAAATGCTGTTTACGATTGAAGCGGTCCATAAAGAAGCTAGAGTACTTGTAGAGGCCACTACGTTTCTTTTAAATGAATTGCTGCAGCCATTTACCGGAGCAGGGAGATCGGAATGGGCGTTTATTCATAAGGATTCTCCTGTGCATACCTTTCAATTACATACCGGGGAGGTTTTTGCGGATCGTGACAGAGCCCATGAGGCAAGTGAAGAAAGGTATTATTGACTCCATTCCCATTGTTATCGGGTATATCCCGGCATGCATCACCTTCGGCCTGGTCGGCAAAGCCCTTTCCTTAAGCGACCTGGAGGTCTTCCTTCTATCCGCTGTGGTCTACGCCGGAGCAAGCCAGTTTATCGCAGCCAAGCTGCTCGCAGCGGGAACCGCTGCCCCTATTATTTTGCTGCTCACGTTCGTCATCAATTTAAGATACTTTTTCATCAGCATGTCATTCTCTTCCAGAATGAACCGGAATACACGCCCCTTCTACAAAGGATTTGTTGGATTCGGGCTGACAGAAGAGGTGTATGCGGTCAGTATGATGTCCGACAAAAACCGCAGAGAAGCAGGGAATCATTCCCTTCCTTATCTGCTGGGGCTGGAGGTCCCGCCCTATGCCGTCACTCTAATCGCAACGTATGCAGGGATTATGCTAGCAGACTATATTCCCGCCAATATTTTGCCGGCGCTGAATACTTCCCTGTACGCTTTGCTTATTGCACTAGTAATACCCCAGATCCGGCTCAGCAAAAGAAACCTGGCGATCTGTATTTCAGCCGCTGCTTCCTCCTGGTTGCTGCAGCCCTTGTTAGGAACAGCTACTGTAGTGGCTGCGATGATCATAGGAGCATGTGTCGGCGGAATATTTCCTTCCAAAGAAGAAAAGGTCAGGAGTGAAGTCATGTGACAATCATTGTGATCCTGGGAATGGGCATGCTTACCTTCTTATTCCGCATTGCGCCGCTGCTGCTTGTGCGTAAGGCAGAGATGGAGGAGCGAAAGAACTGGTTTCTGGAGAATCTTCCTCTGGCTGTACTCAGCGCGTTAATTATTCCCGGTATATTTCAGGTGGATCAAGAGGCGCCGATGGTCGGGATTGCAGCGGGTGTGGTTGCTATTGTTCTTGTACTCGCTAAAAAGGTGCCATTGTTTGGTGTCATCATTGCTTCTGTCGCTGTTGCTGTTTTGGTTGAAATTCTATAATCCATTAAGAATGGGAGGAAAATGCGCCTATGGATATTAAGCCGGTAGAACTGCTAGCGATATGCGGATCAACCCGCATTGGTGGGAATACAGACCAGATCCTGCAGTATAGCAATGAAATAGCTATCCACAGAGGAGCAAATCTCTCAGTACTTAATTTAAGAGAGTATAATATCTCACCTTCCGGGACCTGCGGGGATTGTAACTACCGGGAGAAGGCCTGCGGGCTGACGGACGACATGCTGTACATTGTACAGATGATGCAGAAGGCCGAAGGGATCATTTATGCAGTTCCTGTTCATGGTTTTGGCATGGGGCATCTGATGCAAATGTTTATTGAACGCTCAGGGGTATGCTATCTCCGGTTTGAGCGGCCCCTTACGAACAAGGTCGGGGGAGCTATCATTACAGGCCGGCGCTACAATCACCAGCATGTTCATTCTCAGATTGTGAACAATATTCTGCTGAATCGCATGATCCTGGTAGGGAGCGGTTTCCCCGCCCTTCTGCATGCCGGACAAGCAAGCGAGGTATTCAGTGATTTAGAGGGGCTGGATTCTGTGCGGAGAATGATCAACCGGATGATTGATATGATCTCAGCTATGAAGCATTATTCGCAGATTACGAATCATTCCTTTTTGCAGTGTGAGGAAGAGAATGAGCGGAGAATATGCGAGAACGAGCTTCGTCGTCTGCAAGCACCGCTAGTGTAAAAGATTCACCCATCATTGGTTTTCATATACTAAAAAATAAAAAGTGGAGGTTGATGGCTGTGACGAATAAGGAACTGGAGGCTCTCGGAGGGATTGATTTTCCTAACATGGAATGGACAAGCTGGGAAAAGCCAGGTGCTAACGGGCGTGTGAAAATCAGTTATATCGGCAATAAGCGGCTTCGGTTGCTGGAGCTTCCTCCGGGATTCAATGAAGAGCATTGGTGCCTGAAAGGGCATGTGGGTTATGTGCTGCAGGGAGAATTCACAATACATTATGAGGACAGAAAGGTATCCTGCAGTCCCGGAATGGGTTTTGTAATTCCTGATGGGGATCCGCATCGGTCACAGGGGATGGAAGGTAACCCGACTCTGGTGTTTGTTCTTGATGAAATGGACTAATACAGATGGGGAGTGTGAAGAATCTTGCATCCGATTCAAGTAGACACTGAAGTGTATGATATTCCGTTTCACGATTCCTTTGAGACCTATTTATCCTTACGGGAACAGCTGGGGGAGCAAAACACCTACTTTCTGGAAACCTTATCGGGGTCTTCCAAGAGTGCCCAGAGTACTTTTATAGGGTTCAAACCGCTTTTTACGATTACAGCGTTCTCAACAGAAATACAACTGACAGGACTAGAGTCCATTATGGAGCGGGTAAGCCAGGGAGGGCTGAAGGCAGGGCTGCTTGTCTCACGGGATGGGGTTTTGCATTTGCGGGACCGCAAGGGCTTGTGGGATTTCCTGCGGTTCGTTCAGTCCCAGTTCACCGTTTCTGTCCCGGACCAGGGCGAAGCCTTCTATTTCGGATTTTTTGGATACTTGGGCTATGATACGGCGTGGTCTGTTGAAAGTCTGCCGAGTCAGATTCCGAATGATGGAACGGTCCCGGATCTTGCCTTGTCCATTTACCAAGGGTTAATTGAATATAGTCTGGTTGACAAGACAGTCAGGCTGATTCTTAACCAATCTGCTGAGGGCTGGGATGACCTGTCCAAGGCGGAGATTGGCCGTATGCTCCACAAGGGTGAATTGCAGGTAAACCGGACGTTAGCAGATGCTGTAGAGCCGTTATCCGTGGAATATACGATAGACCGTCAGGTGTATCAGAATAATGTGAAGAAAGCTCTCTCATATATTTCGGCCGGAGATATCTATCAAGTCCAGCTAGGCAATCAAATTAATATTAATAGTCTTATGACTCCAGTTGACGTTTATCGGAGACTACGGGTGCGTAATCCATCGCCATATATGTATTTGGCCACTTTTGGAAGGATGACGCTGATCGGCGCCAGTCCAGAGCTGTATATTAAAATCCAGGGTGGGAACATCACAATGAGGCCTATTGCGGGTACTTGCCCCAAGGGTTCCACTCCAGAGGAGAATGAGAGACTCATACAAGCTCTGAAGCGGGATGAAAAGGAAGTAGCGGAGCACATTATGCTGGTAGATTTATGCCGTAATGATATTGGCCGGGTCTGTGAAACAGGGACTCTGGAGGTAGACGAACTGATGGTGATCGAGAAGTACTCACATTTGAACCATCTGGTATCAAGTGTAGGAGGAACGCAGAAGGCCTCAAAGGACATGTATGACATTATTGCGGCTACTTTTCCGGCAGGCACAATGACTGGAGCCCCCAAGATTCGGGCCATGGAAATCATTGAAGAGCTTGAAACCACGCGCCGCGGGGCATATGCGGGGGCTATGGGATTCATTGATTTCAACGGATATGTAAATATGGCACTGTGCATTCGGACAGCGGTTCATCGGAAGCCTGATTCGTATTCCATCCGCGCCTCTGCGGGAGTGGTGGCTGATTCTGTGCCGGAGAAGGAATGGAGTGAAACTTTTCATAAAATGGGTGCATTATTCTGGGCGGTCACAGGCAGGGAGGTACTGCATGAGAGCATTAGTCGTTGACGCATATGATAGCTTTGTATATATTATTTGCCAATATCTGATGAAAGCCGGAGTAGAGCTTGAAGTGGTGCGTAACGATCAGTTAAGTTCGGGTCTTGTGGAGCTGATGGCTCCAGATTTTGTAGTTCTGGGTCCAGGTCCGGGCCATCCGGCTGATGCGCGGTATATCGAGCTGATCCGGCAATATGGAGCCTGTCTTCCGATCCTTGGCGTATGTCTGGGCCACCAGGCGATTGGACTTGCTTTTGGCGGCAAAGTGATAGGGGCGAAACATCTGATGCATGGCAAAACCAGTGAGATTATCCACGATGGTAAAGGCTGTTTTACAGAACTCCATAATCCGTTCCGGGCTACGCGTTATCATTCCCTGATCGTGAGCCGGGAGGGGCTGCCGGATTGTCTGGAAGTCACTGCAGAATCTGCGGATGATGGATATATTATGGGGGTACGGCATAGGGAATTTCCAATCGAATCTATTCAATTTCATCCTGAAAGTGTATGCACTGAAAGCGGATATCAAATATTTCATAATTTCATTTCGACCTATGTATCATACTCATATGAATCTCAAATTATCTAGGGAGCCATTCCTGTAATGAATTAATTTGAGGTTTGAATGAAAAAAGCGCCAACTGTATACTGGGAAACGTTCCGCCAAAGAACAATTGCAGCACAGGAGGCACTCAACATGAAGTATAAACAATCGAAGAAGCAGAATCAACGGATTACACGAATTTCCGACAAGACCCTTGTCGTAGGCGCAGACATTGCGAAAGAAACCCATGTGGCTCGCGCTATCGACTACCGGGGGATTGAACTCGGAAAGGATTGTGTGTTCTCAAATACCCGTACCGGACTGGAGCAACTGGTTCAGTGGATGAAGGAGCTTCAGCGGGAGCATGCCAAGAGCGACGTCCTCTTTGGCATTGAGCCTACCGGACACTATTGGTTTAACCTGGCCGAGTATTTGGGACAGCACGGCATTCCTTTGGTCATTGTCAATCCGCATCATGTACACAAAAGCAAAGAACTGGAAGATAACTCACCCACGAAAAACGACTATAAAGACGCTAAAGTCATTGCCGATTTAGTGCGGAATGGGAAATACAGCGAACCTAAATTGCCAACGCGTATCTACGCAGATCTGCGAATTCTCATGAATCTTCGGGAGAAGATCATGGTGAACCTCGGGCAGGTGCAAAGGCGGGTGCAGAACTGGCAGGATCGCTTTTTCCCGGAATACACTGAGGTGTTTAAAGACTGGGAAGGAAAAGCCTCGCTTATTACTCTAGACGAGTTTCCGACGCCAGGTGAGATCGTAGGACTCGGTGCAGAAGCCATCGCTCAGCGGTGGAAGAAAGACGTGAAACGAGCGGTGGGAACGAAGCGAGCCCAATTGCTGGTCGAAACGGCGAGAGGCTCTATCGGTCTGACCGAAGGTCTTCCTGCAGCAAAGATCGAGATTAAAACACTTCTGGAGCAGTATGACATGTTCGCCAGACAGCTTGAAGAGATTCTGTCCGAAGTAGAACGTCTACTAGGGCAAATTCCAGGCACGAAAGAGATGCTTACCGTGCCCGGTGTGGCTGTAGTGACGTTAGCGGGATTCCTGGCGGAAGTGGGCGATCTGAGTGGTTACGAGCATGGACAGCAGATTATTCGGCTGGCCGGACTGAATCTCAAAGAGAATAGTTCGGGAAAGAAAAAGGGCAAGTCCAGTATTACCAAACGTGGACGTGCAAAGCTGAGGGCCCTGCTGTTCCGGGCGGTCATGCCCATGGTAGCAAAGAACGCCGAATTCAAGGCACTGCACCAGTATTTTACGACACGAAGTCAGAATCCACTGAAGAAAAAGCAATCCCTTGTGGCGTTGTGCGGGAAACTTATTCGCGTGCTTCATACGCTCGGGACGAAGCACATTCCATACGATGCAAACAGCGTGTTAGGGCCGGTCCGTCAGGCCCAGCTACAGATGGCAGCCTAAGAAAAACCAAACTCATTTTGCTCATTGAAGTAGGTTTCACCAAAGACAAAAGAAGCACGGAGCAGCCGCAGGAACTAATTCCATAAGGGCAACGACCCTGTAAAGGAGCAAGAAACGGCGTCCACCTCTTGAGAGGCAGAACGAAGGAATGTAAGGGCAAAGACCCCGCGTGACATGGGAGGGTAAGCCGTCAAGAGACAGGTGTGGATATCCAAAGTGCGATCACAGGAACGATCCATGGGCTGGGGACAATCCCCCCAACCTCTATTCCCGCCACCGGCTCTGCAAGAAAATAATGTCATCCTTACATGACTTCTCCAACTCTCAACCTGTCCATGGCTGAAAACCTAAGAACGAGTGAGCAAACAAGAGAAAATATTAATTTATAGTGGGAGGATTTGTAATGTTGAATGAGAACCTTGCGCTTCATCGTCAAGAGATTGATATCATTGACCGGCAGATTGTGGCTTTGCTCGCTGAAAGAACGCGGGTCGTTAAGAAAATTATGGTCTTGAAGACGGATGAAGAGTCTGTCCGTTCCTGTGACCGGGTTCAGCAGGTACTAGATAAGGTAGCCAGGCTGGCAGAGGATGCAGGTCTTGAACCACAGATCGCTACGGCTACTTACAAGACTTTAATTACGGTTCTGACGGATATGCAGCTTGAATATCTGCACAGCCGTGAGCAGTCAGATGAGCCAGCGGTGTGAGCACCGCGGTTCATGATCTGAAGTCGGCCCTTGTATACTTGGCGGAACAGGGTGAAGGACCCCGGCGGTATACGGTGCCTGTGGACGCTAAATATGAATTAGCCGCTCTATATGCTGCCCAGGGAGGCGGGGTTCCAGTCGCATCACCAACCGGCCCCGGAGTGCCGATGTTATTCGAACATGTGATGCCTGTGAACAAGACGGCGCTGGCGGGGATCTTTGGAACCCGGAAACGGTGTGCAATGCTTCTCGGGGCGAAAGAACAATATATTGCGGACTTCCTGCTGGATGCCGCACAGCATTCTATTGAGCCCGTAAAATGCGAGAAGCCGCCCTGTCAGGAGGTGGTCCATCAGGACGTTGACCTCGCCCGGCTGCCGATCCCTACAATGAGTACGCAGGATGCGGGACCCTATATTACACTCGGGTTAGTAGTCGCTAAGCATCCTGTCACTGGTGACAGTAATATTTCCATTCATAGGCTATGGGTGAAAAGCAACAACGAGCTGACAATCTGGATGGTCCCGGGCCGCCACTTGGAGGGCTTCTACCTGGCTGCACAAGAAATGGGCGTGCCGCTTCCGATCTCCATCAATATCGGTCTGGACCCTGCTATATACATTGCCTCCTGCTGCACGGGTGCTGTAGCGCCCGAGGGGTTCAATGAGCTGGCTATTGCAGGCGGATTACGGGGACAGCCAGTCAAGGTTTCCTCCTGTTTATCTGTTGCCGCAGACTGCTTGTCCGAAGCGGAGTATGTACTGGAAGGTGCAATCACCCATGAGTATGCTCCTGAAGGAGAGCCTGGGGGCCATTCCATGCCGGAGTTTCTGGGATATGACGGCCAGGCACACCCCCATTTGCCTGTTGTGAAGATTACGGGAATCACATCCTCAGCTCATCCCATATTTCAAACCGTGATTGGTCCAGGGTACGAGCAATCCAATCTTTTAGCGGTGGGGATGGAAGCCGGAGTCCTCCAGTATGTACGCAATCAAGTGACCTCCCGGATTACCAATGCTTATTGCAGCTCTGCCGGGGGAGGCCAACTGCTGTTATTTGCTCAATTTCATAAAATGAATGACGAGGACGATCTCGCTGTCAGGCGCGCGGGAACGATGATTCTTCGGTCTTTTCGTATGATCAAACAGGTGATCCTGGTTGATGAGGATGTGAACCTGTTCAGTGAAGAGGAGGTGTGGTGGGCCATGACGACCCGTTTTCAGGCGGATGTGGACATTATTACCTTCCCGGGACTTGAAGGCTTCCATCTGGACCCGTCGCAAATGCCAGGCATGTCCCCACAGATAACGAAGCCTGGCATGACCACAAAAGTCGTGTTTGATTGCACAGTACCGTATAGAATGAGAGACTCGTTTATAAGAACTTCTTTTGGCACACCTAAAAATATATAGGGGGTTACTCTATGAGTATTATTAAGGTAACTGCGGATGGTATATTTGGCGAAGAAGATCAGGAGCAGTTTGGCGGAAGCTATGTTCCGGAAGAGCTAAAGGCGGCGCTTAATAAACTGGACGAAGCTTTTCAGCGTTATAAGGACGACGAAGAGTTCGAGCGGGAGTTCCAGTACTACCTGAATGAATATGTGGGCAGGCCAAGTCTGTTGTATTATGCGCAGCGGCTGACGGATAAATTGGGCGGGGCCAAAATTTACCTTAAGCGTGAAGATTTAAATCATACCGGAGCGCATAAGATCAATAATACTATCGGCCAGATTCTGCTTGCCCACCGGATGAAGGCCAAAAGAATTATTGCAGAGACTGGCGCAGGGCAACATGGTGTAGCGACTGCTACCGTATGTGCCTTGTTTAATATCCCTTGCACCATTTATATGGGTGAGGTGGATATTGAACGACAGGCTCTCAATGTATTCCGTATGCAGATGCTGGGAGCAGAGGTTGTGGCTGCGAAGTCCGGTAACAGAACACTGAAGGAAGCCGTGGATGAAGCGCTGAATGATTTCGCACAGAACTATGAAGATACCTACTATCTCATCGGCTCTGTTGTTGGACCGCATCCGTTTCCGCTGATGGTCCGTCATTTTCAGGCTATCATTGGAAGAGAGGCCAAACAGCAGATTCTGCAGAAGGAAGGGCGCCTTCCTGATCTGATCACTGCTTGTGTAGGCGGGGGATCCAATGCGATTGGGCTGTTTCATCCCTTCGTGGATGATCCTGGTGTCACGATAGTGGGCGTAGAGCCTGCAGGAAAAGGGATCGAGACCGGAATCCATGCGGCTCCGCTTAGTACAGGCAAGCCGGACATTATTCACGGGTTCAGATGCTACGTGATGAACGATGCCGAGAACTGCCATTCCATTGCAGCCGGGTTGGATTACCCTGGTGTGGGCCCGGAACATAGCTATTACAAGCAGATTAAGCGTGCGGAATATGTCTCGGTTACCGATGAAGAAGCGTTGAATGCCTTCTTGACCCTATCTAAGACGGAAGGAATTATCCCGGCCCTGGAAAGCTCCCACGCTGTCGCCTATGCGATGAAGGTTGCAGGAGCCATGAGCAGGGATGAAATTATTGTGGTTAGTCTTTCTGGCCGCGGGGACAAGGATGTTGCTCAAGTCTATGAAATGCTCCAGGATCGCCCGGCACTGCAAGAAGTATAGGAAGAGCTATATACAGCAAGCCTTCGGTGTTTCAAAACCCGGAGGCTTAAATCCATTTATAGAGAAAGATCGCATAGGGGATAGAGGGGGATATACTTGGGATCTGAATTGTTAATTACAATAGATAAGACTTTGGATACATCCTTATCCAGACAGGTGTTTGAGCAAATCTTGCAGGCAATCCACAGCGGGTGCTTGCGAGCCGGAGACCAGCTTCCCGCCACGCGATTGTTGTCAGAGCAGATTCTGGTTTCCCGCAGTGTCATTCTTCAATCCTATGAGCAGCTACGGGCGGAAGGTTATCTGGAGATGAGGAGAGGAGCGGGAACGTTTGTTGCCGTCAACGCAGCGGGCGCAGATACAGACCCCGGCAGTATGACGGGCAATTATTGCGCTGTGTCGACCAAAGCACCGAAATTCGTATCGGCTCTTCCCTCACCGTCAACGGTTCCTTATGATTTCCGTCATGGTGTGCCAGCTTGGGATATGTTTCCGATGGACCGGTGGCAGCGTGCCTTGACGGAGGTCTGCCGGAGGGCCACGCCTGATATGCTTACATACGGACCGGCAGAAGGCACCCTGGCACTTCGGGAGGAGATTGCCAGGCTAGTTCGTTCTACCCGCTCCATTCCGGCGCTTCCGGAGCAAATTGTGATTACGACAGGGGCTACGCAAGCTCTGGATATTCTCGCCAGGCTTTGCCTGAGTAAAGGAGATCAGGTGCTGGTTGAAGACCCAACCCATAACGTGCTCAGGGAAATATTCAGCTACTCAGGGGGTGAAGTGATTCCCGTACGGGTTGATCAGGAAGGAATATGTGTTCAGGAGATGGATGAATGTCTAGCGCTTCACAGTAAAAGACAGTCAACAACCCCCAAGCTGATCTATGTAACCCCTTCGCATCAGTTTCCGGTGGGGGTGACGATGTCATTTAACCGGAGAATTCAGCTTCTGGAGTGGGCAAGAAGGTCTGGAGCACTCATTATTGAAGACGATTATGACAGTGAATACCGGTATGTAGGGCAGAAGGTATCTGCACTCGCAGGGCTGGATAACTCTGGACGGGTCGTATATGTGGGAAGCTTCAGCAAAATTCTGTTTCCTGCACTGCGGATTGGCTATACCATTCTTCCACCTTCCTTGATAAAGCCCTTTCTGGCAATCAAATGGATTACGGATCGGATGACCCCTACGCTGGAGCAGGAAGCGCTTGCGGATTTCATCCAGTCAGGACAATATGCCAAGCATGTAAGCCGAATGGGGAAATTATATGCTACCCGCCGCTCCTGTCTGGTAAATGCGCTGCAACATGAGTTTGGCAGCCGGGTCAAGGTTTTCGGAGACGAAGCTGGATTACATCTGCTCATTGAGCTGGATACAATGGTGAATGAGCAGTGGATTGCCGCGAAGGCTCTAGGGCTTGGAGTGAAGATATATCCGGCATCCGATTACTTTCTTGAGCATATGCCTCAGAAGCCTACATTTATTCTGGGATATTCGAATTTATCCGAGAATCAGATCAGAATGGGCATCAAGAAGGTGGCACTTGCCGAGAAAGAATGCCGGGAAGGACCCTGATATTCGTGCAAAAAACCCCTTGACAATCAAGGGGGCTGGCAGATTAGTTATGGTCGAGACGACAGGATTCGAACCTGCGGCCTCTTACTCCCGAAGCAAGCGCTCTACCAAGCTGAGCTACGTCTCGACGTACTGAACAAATTGAATTATACGCCTGTATGTAAGCGCTGTAAATATTCTTTTTGGCACAGCTTACCGGCCCCGCTCAGGCAATTTTCCTGCCCGAGATTGACAGATATCAGGCCGCTGGCTATACTTGAAATGTTAAAATGTAAATCGGATAA
This window contains:
- a CDS encoding DUF421 domain-containing protein: MHAYMDILVRTIISVILLLFIPKLLGKQMISNMTAHNFVTSIMLGSIAANLAFNESLKSVYLILALVVVAALSFLLSLIALKSHKWRAWISGSPTVLIEGGKILEGNMRKLKYTLDSLAQSLREKDIFNIEEVDYAILEDNGRLSVLKKEAYQGVQKKDMKLPSHPQAFPVELIMDGIVMEDNLKNYGLTTQWLENELRRKGKCISDVFYAVRGTQQQLIFDFYKDDIRHPLDKE
- a CDS encoding B3/B4 domain-containing protein, which gives rise to MNQVHTGKEESSRAFKVEFSEDVFEIAPDLHVGLIATSHIANLDRDSEVNALLAHMEQEIMNSGLQKESISEIPTIAAWRKVYSQFGVKPARYPCAAESLIRRVVEQGALARIHTLVNLCNAISLKCRTPIASCDISDIQEFVIRRAAGNEPFLPIGKVDECELPSAGEIIYADDAGRAHSRRWNWRQSDHIKTTAESSQMLFTIEAVHKEARVLVEATTFLLNELLQPFTGAGRSEWAFIHKDSPVHTFQLHTGEVFADRDRAHEASEERYY
- a CDS encoding AzlC family ABC transporter permease — its product is MTEPMRQVKKGIIDSIPIVIGYIPACITFGLVGKALSLSDLEVFLLSAVVYAGASQFIAAKLLAAGTAAPIILLLTFVINLRYFFISMSFSSRMNRNTRPFYKGFVGFGLTEEVYAVSMMSDKNRREAGNHSLPYLLGLEVPPYAVTLIATYAGIMLADYIPANILPALNTSLYALLIALVIPQIRLSKRNLAICISAAASSWLLQPLLGTATVVAAMIIGACVGGIFPSKEEKVRSEVM
- a CDS encoding AzlD domain-containing protein produces the protein MTIIVILGMGMLTFLFRIAPLLLVRKAEMEERKNWFLENLPLAVLSALIIPGIFQVDQEAPMVGIAAGVVAIVLVLAKKVPLFGVIIASVAVAVLVEIL
- a CDS encoding flavodoxin family protein, translating into MDIKPVELLAICGSTRIGGNTDQILQYSNEIAIHRGANLSVLNLREYNISPSGTCGDCNYREKACGLTDDMLYIVQMMQKAEGIIYAVPVHGFGMGHLMQMFIERSGVCYLRFERPLTNKVGGAIITGRRYNHQHVHSQIVNNILLNRMILVGSGFPALLHAGQASEVFSDLEGLDSVRRMINRMIDMISAMKHYSQITNHSFLQCEEENERRICENELRRLQAPLV
- a CDS encoding AraC family ligand binding domain-containing protein gives rise to the protein MTNKELEALGGIDFPNMEWTSWEKPGANGRVKISYIGNKRLRLLELPPGFNEEHWCLKGHVGYVLQGEFTIHYEDRKVSCSPGMGFVIPDGDPHRSQGMEGNPTLVFVLDEMD
- a CDS encoding anthranilate synthase component I family protein; this translates as MHPIQVDTEVYDIPFHDSFETYLSLREQLGEQNTYFLETLSGSSKSAQSTFIGFKPLFTITAFSTEIQLTGLESIMERVSQGGLKAGLLVSRDGVLHLRDRKGLWDFLRFVQSQFTVSVPDQGEAFYFGFFGYLGYDTAWSVESLPSQIPNDGTVPDLALSIYQGLIEYSLVDKTVRLILNQSAEGWDDLSKAEIGRMLHKGELQVNRTLADAVEPLSVEYTIDRQVYQNNVKKALSYISAGDIYQVQLGNQININSLMTPVDVYRRLRVRNPSPYMYLATFGRMTLIGASPELYIKIQGGNITMRPIAGTCPKGSTPEENERLIQALKRDEKEVAEHIMLVDLCRNDIGRVCETGTLEVDELMVIEKYSHLNHLVSSVGGTQKASKDMYDIIAATFPAGTMTGAPKIRAMEIIEELETTRRGAYAGAMGFIDFNGYVNMALCIRTAVHRKPDSYSIRASAGVVADSVPEKEWSETFHKMGALFWAVTGREVLHESISR
- a CDS encoding anthranilate synthase component II, yielding MRALVVDAYDSFVYIICQYLMKAGVELEVVRNDQLSSGLVELMAPDFVVLGPGPGHPADARYIELIRQYGACLPILGVCLGHQAIGLAFGGKVIGAKHLMHGKTSEIIHDGKGCFTELHNPFRATRYHSLIVSREGLPDCLEVTAESADDGYIMGVRHREFPIESIQFHPESVCTESGYQIFHNFISTYVSYSYESQII
- a CDS encoding IS110 family transposase, which gives rise to MKYKQSKKQNQRITRISDKTLVVGADIAKETHVARAIDYRGIELGKDCVFSNTRTGLEQLVQWMKELQREHAKSDVLFGIEPTGHYWFNLAEYLGQHGIPLVIVNPHHVHKSKELEDNSPTKNDYKDAKVIADLVRNGKYSEPKLPTRIYADLRILMNLREKIMVNLGQVQRRVQNWQDRFFPEYTEVFKDWEGKASLITLDEFPTPGEIVGLGAEAIAQRWKKDVKRAVGTKRAQLLVETARGSIGLTEGLPAAKIEIKTLLEQYDMFARQLEEILSEVERLLGQIPGTKEMLTVPGVAVVTLAGFLAEVGDLSGYEHGQQIIRLAGLNLKENSSGKKKGKSSITKRGRAKLRALLFRAVMPMVAKNAEFKALHQYFTTRSQNPLKKKQSLVALCGKLIRVLHTLGTKHIPYDANSVLGPVRQAQLQMAA
- a CDS encoding chorismate mutase, which codes for MLNENLALHRQEIDIIDRQIVALLAERTRVVKKIMVLKTDEESVRSCDRVQQVLDKVARLAEDAGLEPQIATATYKTLITVLTDMQLEYLHSREQSDEPAV